The Corvus hawaiiensis isolate bCorHaw1 chromosome 10, bCorHaw1.pri.cur, whole genome shotgun sequence genome includes a window with the following:
- the P2RY12 gene encoding P2Y purinoceptor 12 produces MVKSWRDCQGPPLTDPSFHRREHPHSSASPGRGNTTVQMKATTQFSSSRNDSNCTSDSRISQVIFPLLYTFLFLVGITMNSLAMWVFFKISSKSNFIIFLKNTVISDLLMILTFPFKILSDAKLVSWVLRGFVCQVTQVVFYFTMYISILFLGLITIDRYQKATSPFRTSTPRSLLAAKILSTAIWVSMFALSLPNMILTNKKKTAKNVRKCALLKSEFGLVWHEIVNYICQFIFWVNLAVIVVCYILISKELYKSYKRTRCTGKASKKTVNLKVFIIIAVFFICFVPFHFTRIPYTLSQTRDVFDCSAQNTLFYLKETTLWLTSLNACLDPFIYFFLCKSFRKSLLDMLCKHMAGLGARTKEQNEGDDTDETPL; encoded by the exons AGCTTCCACCGCAGGGAACACCCACATTCCTCCGCTTCTCCCG GGAGAGGGAATACCACAGTGCAAATGAAAGCCACAACCCAATTCAGCTCCTCCAGGAATGACAGCAACTGCACCAGTGACAGCAGGATCAGCCAAGTCATCTTCCCTTTACTCTACACGTTTCTGTTCCTGGTGGGGATCACCATGAATAGCCTGGCAATGTGGGTCTTCTTTAAAATATCCAGTAAATCCAACTTCATCATCTTCCTCAAGAACACTGTAATTTCTGACCTCCTCATGATCTTGACTTTTCCATTTAAGATCCTCAGTGACGCAAAGCTGGTATCCTGGGTCTTGCGAGGGTTTGTGTGCCAGGTCACCCAGGTTGTGTTTTACTTCACCATGTACATCAGCATCTTGTTTCTTGGTCTGATAACTATTGATCGCTATCAGAAAGCCACCTCACCATTCAGAACATCAACTCCACGGAGTCTTTTAGCTGCCAAGATCCTATCCACAGCAATCTGGGTATCAATGTTTGCTCTCTCGTTACCCAACATGATTTTAACTAATAAGAAGAAAACAGCCAAGAACGTAAGGAAGTGTGCTCTCCTGAAATCAGAGTTTGGCTTAGTCTGGCATGAAATTGTAAACTACATTTGCCAGTTCATCTTCTGGGTTAACTTAGCAGTCATAGTGGTATGTTACATCCTCATCAGCAAGGAACTGTACAAATCCTATAAAAGGACACGATGCACAGGGAAAGCATCCAAGAAGACTGTCAATCTCAAGGTTTTCATAATCATTGCTGTgttctttatttgttttgtgcCATTCCACTTTACCAGAATCCCCTACACCTTGAGCCAAACGAGAGATGTGTTTGACTGCTCTGCTCAGAACACCCTGTTCTACCTGAAGGAGACCACACTGTGGCTGACGTCCCTCAATGCCTGCCTGGACCCATTCATAtactttttcctttgcaaatcaTTTAGGAAATCCTTGCTAGACATGCTGTGCAAGCACATGGCAGGGCTCGGAGCACGGACAAAGGAGCAGAACGAGGGGGATGACACAGACGAGACGCCGCTCTAG
- the P2RY13 gene encoding P2Y purinoceptor 13 — translation MGTATEASATAAAGLSSLLQTMGDSANTSIVGNTSGAPSSAQCPRDTTITHLLFPVLYTLIFLLGLTLNSLACWAFFHIPSTSTFIVYLKNILVSDFIMTLMLPLKILTDSGLGPWQLKAFVCRFSAVIFYDTMYISIVLLGLIAFDRFLKIVRPFGKFWVQNLTSAKIFASLVWLFFLALSLPNVILSNKIATPQSVRKCASLKSYLGLKWHEAVNYICQFIFWTVLILMLLFYIIIAKKVYESYIKTQKKGNKSEKRIKGKVFIIFTVFFLCFAPFHFSRVPYTLSQTSAHMDCRLQNQLFVAKESTLWLAATNICMDPLIYMFLCRPFVEKVLYRRVKTLQRMVQTNPKTELDTQVSPTES, via the exons ATGGGGACAGCCACAGAGGCCTCTGCAACAGCTGCGGCAGGTTTGTCCAG TCTACTTCAAACGATGGGAGATTCTGCAAACACGAGCATTGTTGGTAACACCAGTGGAGCACCCTCCTCTGCACAGTGCCCCCGCGACACCACCATCACCCACCTGCTCTTCCCAGTGCTGTACACACTCATCTTCCTCCTGGGACTCACACTGAATAGCCTGGCTTGCTGGGCTTTCTTCCACATTCCAAGCACATCAACTTTCATTGTCTACTTGAAAAATATCTTAGTTTCTGATTTTATAATGACCCTGATGCTTCCTCTGAAGATCCTGACAGACTCTGGCCTGGGACCATGGCAGCTCAAAGCCTTTGTCTGCCGCTTCTCAGCCGTAATATTCTACGACACCATGTACATTAGCATAGTGCTGCTCGGGCTCATTGCTTTCGACAGATTTCTCAAGATTGTGAGACCTTTTGGGAAGTTCTGGGTGCAAAATCTGACCTCAGCAAAGATCTTCGCAAGTCTGGTCTGGCTCTTTTTCCTGGCTCTCTCTCTCCCCAATGTGATCTTGTCCAACAAGATAGCGACGCCCCAGTCCGTGAGGAAGTGCGCCTCCTTGAAGAGTTACCTCGGACTCAAATGGCACGAAGCCGTCAACTACATCTGTCAGTTCATCTTCTGGACTGTCCTCATCCTCATGTTGCTCTTTTATATAATTATTGCCAAAAAGGTGTATGAGTCTTACATAAAAACCCAGAAGAAAGGCAACAAAAGCGAAAAACGGATCAAGGGGAAAGTATTCATCATTTTTACTGTGTTCTTCTTATGCTTTGCCCCCTTCCACTTCAGCAGGGTCCCCTACACCCTGAGCCAAACAAGTGCCCACATGGACTGCCGCCTGCAGAACCAGCTCTTCGTGGCCAAAgagagcacactgtggctggCAGCCACCAACATCTGCATGGACCCCCTGATCTACATGTTCCTGTGCAGGCCCTTTGTGGAGAAGGTGTTGTACAGGAGGGTAAAGACTCTTCAGAGAATGGTCCAGACAAACCCAAAAACTGAACTGGACACACAAGTGTCTCCTACTGAGTCTTGA